The window AAGCTTTACCGTCCTGGAGGATCTTGTCCGCTCCGTAGCCGGAGAGGATGTGCAGGTGAAGACGATCGTTCCCGCAGGTGCCGAGCTCCACGAGTGGGAGTTGACTCCCCGGAACTTTGCCGACCTCGAGGAAGCGCATCTCTTCCTCTACAACGGCTACCAGATCGAGACCTGGCTTCCCCAGGCCCAGCGGATACTTCCCGCCTCGGTGCCCCGCGTGGCCGTGGCAGAAGAGACCGGGGTTGAAACGATCCCTGTCATGTTGGGCGATCTGGCGGGTGATGCCGATCCGCACCTCTGGATGGATCCCCGTATCGCAGTTCGCTATCTGGAGGTAATTCGGGACCAGCTGATCGCGCTCGATGGGGAGAACGCCTCGAATTACACCGCCCGGGCAGCTGAAGCGATCCAGTCAATGAATGACCTCTACCGGGAGATATCGGAAAAGCTCGCACCCATACCCCCGGAGCGGCGGAATCTCGTGAGTAGCGAGGCGGCGTTCCTTTACTTTGCCCGGGCCTTCTCGCTGGATCACGATGGTATCTGGGGAAGCAATTCCGAAGAGGAGGGAACGCCCCAGCAACTGGCCCGAATAATCGATATCATCAGGCGGGACGAAATCGGCACCGTTTTCTACGAGAGCACCATTAGCGATCGCTACGTTCGCAGTGTTGCCGACGAGACCGGCGCCGCCGTGGCCGGGCCCCTCTACGTGGATTCCCTGGGTACCGGCGAATCGGGTGTAACCTCCTACGCAGCCATGATGCGGGCCAATGCAAACCTTCTTCTCCAGGAGCTGGAAAAATGAGTACCCTTACGGCGATGAGACAGACCTGTTCAAACACCAGTGAAACCGTCGCCGCAGCCTCCTCCCTCAGGGGGGAGGACCATTGCCCCCTCTCGATCTCTCTTCGCGGGGTCGGTGCTGACTACAGCGGCGTGTCCGCCCTGGAGGGGGTTGATCTGGACCTGCCCTCGCAGAAGTTTATCGCGCTGGTTGGTCCCAACGGTGCGGGAAAATCGACGCTCCTGAAGTTGCTGACGGGAGTAAAACGGAGCAACCGGGGATCCATCGAAATCTGCGGCACGACCCTGGCCCAGGCCCGGAGAGAAAACCTGGTGGGCTATATCCCCCAGGAAGCGGATATCGATTGGGATTTTCCCCTCTCGGTCTACGACGTCGTTCTGGGTGGGCGGTACGGTCATGCCCGACACGAAGCGGGATTGCGCCGGTTCCTGCCGCCCCGTTTTCTGGGATCCTCCCATCACCAGGCTGTCCGGCAGGCACTGGAAGCGGTGGGTATGGAAGAGTTTGCCCGCAGACCCATCGGGGCTCTCTCGGGGGGGCAGAAAAAGCGGGTCTTTCTTGCCCGGACGCTGGCGCAGCATCCCCGGGTGCTCTTGCTGGACGAACCCCTGGCAGGGGTCGACCGTGCTTCGGAGGAGCTGATTCTGAAAGTTCTGCGCCGGGCCTGCGGTGAGGGCAAGACTGTCATCATGGTTACCCACGATCTTCCCACGGCACGGGAACAGGCCGAGCTGGTGGTTTTGATAAACCATGGAGTCATGGGAGTGGGAGCGCCCCGGGAGATGCTCAGCAGCGAGTCCCTGGAGCGTTGTTATCACCGCCAGGGGGTGAAGCGATGATCCTCTTCTACAACGCAATCGTGGCGGTTATCGAGTTATTGACGGCGATCCTGATGGTCCTGATCGGCTTCCTTCCATCGGTGGTGTCCGATCCGTTCTCCTACCTCTTCATGCAGCGGGCGCTCATGACGTCCCTGGTGGTGGGGGCGGTCTGCGGTGTTCTGTCCTGCTTTGTCGTGCTCAAGCGCTGGGCCCTTCTGGGCGATGCCATCAGCCACGCCGTGCTTCCCGGAGTTGCCCTGGCCTATCTGGCGGGAATTCCCGTGATCGTGGGAGCCTTTCTCAGTGGTGCTCTCACTTCCCTGGGAATAGGATTTGTTCAGCGAAACACCTCGGTCAAGGAAGATTCAGCCATGGGAATCATGTTTACCGCTGCCTTTGCCCTGGGCGTGGTGATCATCTCCCGGGTTGCCACCTCGACGCATCTGATGCACGTACTCTTTGGGAACGTCCTGGGTGTGGATATGCCCATGCTGGTCACCACCTTTACGGCGGGGATCATTGCCCTGGTGCTGGTGTTCTTTTTTTACAAGGAGTTTGTCCTTTACGCCTTTGATGCGGTCCATGCCAGCGCGATAGGAATGTCCACCAAGGCGATCCACTACGGGCTGATGCTTCTTCTCACGCTTACTATCGTGACGAGTCTGGAGACGGTGGGGGTGATCCTGGTGGTGGCCATGCTGATTGTTCCGGGAGCCACGGCATCGCTCCTGACCCGGCACCTGCCGTCGATGATAGCTATCTCTGTCGCTGTGGGGATGACCTCGGCGGCAACCGGGCTCTATCTCTCGTTTGTCCTGAACGTTGCATCGGGCGGGACGATCGTCCTGGTCGGGTTCTGCCTCTTTGTGATGGCTGCGGTGGTGGCCCCGGCAGGCCCCCTGCGAAGCTGGATGCGCAGAACCCGGAGAGCCCGAAGGCTGGAACAACCCTCCTAGGAAGGCCCCTTTCGCCGGGTAACCTCCCCCTGAATGCGCATGCGCTGACGGGGGAGCGCCCCGGACTGGGTCTCGCCAAGCCACCGGATGAGCCGTTCCCGCAGGTCGCAACGCAGATCCCAGGCTTTGGGAGAGTTGGCGGCGCTCATGAGCGAGCGGATAACCACAGTGCGGTCCGAGGCCTCCATCATCTGAACCACATCAACTTCTCCGTCCCACAGCGGGTGTTTCGCAAGAATCATGGACTGCTCTTTTCGCAGAGCCTCCACGTCCACAGAGTAGTCGGCGTGGATTGTGACTGCCCCAATTACCGAAGAGGTGGTGCGGGTCCAGTTCTGGAAGGGCTTTTGCAGCAGATAGCTGATGGGGACAACCAGCCGCCGCCGGTCCCAGATGCGAATGACCACGTAGGTCAGGGTAATCTCCTCGACCCATCCCCATTCTCCGTCGATCACCACGGCGTCGTCGATTCGCAGGGGCTGGGTGATGGCGATTTGTATCCCCGCCAGAACATTCGCGATCGATTGCTGTGCCGCCAGGCCGATCACCAGACCGGCCACTCCCGCAGAAGCGAGCAGGGAGGTTCCGAAACGCTGAATCCCGGGGATCGTCATGAGAAGGACCGCGATTGTCAGGACCGCCACTGAAATCAGGGCGATTCGTTCCAGGACAATAATTTGCGTTGTGGCCCGCCGGGCCCGGAGATTGTCGGGGTTGGAGAGATCGAACTGGCGACGGAGAAAAATAAAGAGCGTCCCCGTGGCACGGTGGAGCAGCATTCCCGAGGCAGCCACGACGATCAACGATGGAAGGCGGGACCCCGCAAGGCCCGGCGCCCCCCAGGAGAGGAGCAACGTTGCCAGGATAAGCTGGACCGGCAGTCTTGTCTGGGCCAGAAAGATTCGTACTCCCTGGCGGGAATCGGGGCGGGCCAGGTACGGGGAAAGCCGCGAGAATACGTCGTAGAGCAACCAGGCGGCGAAGGGTATCAGAAAGGCCAGGGCCTCCAGGGGTATTCCCCGGAGGTAGGGCACGTCCTGGAGCAGGGCGTGCCAGGTCAGGAGCCGTTCTTCCAGGAGAATTGTCAGGCCTCCTGGTCTTTCCGGGGAGCCAGCAGGAGCCCCAGCTCGGCCAGCTGTTTCTCGTCCACAGGGCTGGGGCAGTTATCCATGGGAGAGACCCCCGTGGCGGTTTTCGGAAAGGCGATCACCTCCCGGATCGATTCTTCCCCGGCCATGATCATCACCAGTCTGTCGAGTCCCGGGGCGATTCCTCCGTGAGGAGGCGCACCGTACCGGAAGGCCTCCAGAAGAAACCCGAACCGACGCTGGGCCTCGTCGGGATCGAACCCGACGATCTGGAAAATTCGCTGCTGCAGGGCCGGATCGTGGATACGGATCGATCCCGAAGCAAGCTCGAAGCCGTTGCAGACCAGATCGTAGAGGTCTCCCTTGACCGAGCCGGGGTCGCTTTCGAGAGTTTCCAGGTACTGCGCCTGGGGCATGGAAAAAAGGTGGTGGGCCGCAGTCCAGCGCTCTTCGTTCTGATCGTACTCGAAGAGGGGAAAGTCCACGATCCAGGCAAAGCGGAAGGTTCCCCGGTCTATCAGGTTGAGGGTGTGTCCCAGGCGGGACCGGACCGCTCCCAGGGCGGTGACGGCCACTTTCCACTGGTCCGCCATGAAAAGCAGGAGATCGCCCTCCCGGGCACCCAGAGCGGAGGCGATCTCCTCTGCCCGGGAGGCAAAGAACTTGGCGATTCCCCCCTCAAAGGTGATCGAACCGGAATCTCCCCGGGCAACCTTGGTCCAGGCAAGACCCCTGGCTCCGTAGGTTTTGGCGATATCCTCCAGATCGGTGATCTGCTTGCGGCTGAACCCTGCCTGACCGGGCACAACCAGGGCCTTGACCGCCCCACCGGCGGCAAGAGCATTCTCGAAGACACCAAAACCGCTTCCTGCCACAAAGGCAGCAAAATCCTGAATTTCCAGGTCAAAGCGAAGGTCCGGCTTGTCCGAGCCGTAGCGGTTCATCGCCTCGTCGTAGCTGATCCGGGGGAAGGGGGTTTCCAGATCCGTTCCCAGCCCCCTCTGGAATACCCGGGCCATCATGCCCTCGATAACGGCGAAGACCTCGTCCTTTCCCACAAAGCTCATTTCCAGATCGATCTGGGAATGTTCCAGCTGGCGGTCGCCCCGGGCGTCTTCATCGCGAAAGCAGTGGGCGATCTGAAAGTAGCGGTCGAACCCGCTGGCCATGAGAATCTGCTTATAGAGTTGCGGACTCTGGGGCATGGCGTAGAACTCTCCCGGATGGAGCCGCGAGGGAATCAGGAAATCCCGGGCTCCCTCGGGAGTGGATTTGATCATGGTGGGCGTCTCGATCTCGATAAAATCGAGGGAGGTCAGGTACTCCCGGACAGTCTGCATCACGGTGTGGCGCAGGGCGATCTTCCGCTGCATCGAGAAGGAGCGCAAATCCAGGTAGCGATAGGTGAGCCGCACATCGTCACGGGCGTCGGAGCGTTCGTCGATGGTAAAGGGTACCGGTTCACTGGTATTGAGAATCTCGATCCGGGATGCCGAAACCTCGATCTCCCCCGTGATCATGGAGGGGTTTTTCATCGCCTCGGGCCGTTCCAGGACGACCCCTTCCAGGGCAATGCAATATTCCATGCGAAGGGAGGCAGCAAGGGTGCGCAACGCTTCGGGGGCATCCTCGTTGATAACAACCTGGGTAATGCCATAGCGATCGCGGAGGTTCAAAAAGTGAACGCCTCCGTGATCGCGGGTCCGGTGGACCCAGCCATTGAGCCGAACGGTTTTTCCGGTATCGGCTACCCCGAGGGCGCCGCAAGTATGGGTGCGCTTCATCTGTTCCATGGCGCGACTCTACTACGAGGAGGGCTCCGGTTTCCAGCGGGTTCACCAGACTCCGTGTTCTACCAGTGTTCCCCCTGCGTCAAGAACCTCCTGCAAGGCCCGGTCTCCGTCCCCGGGAGAAACCTCCACGGGGAGCGTTCCGTCTTCGACCACCACCGTCTCGAAGCCCAGGCGGAGGGCGTCCAGCGCAGTGAACTTCACGCAGTAGTCCTGGG of the Alkalispirochaeta americana genome contains:
- a CDS encoding metal ABC transporter solute-binding protein, Zn/Mn family, producing MIDREFRNLVCRDYCHRQSHRQSLKRSFLLAMGLAMIFAAGTVAAGGRSERTVPDRPLVVASFTVLEDLVRSVAGEDVQVKTIVPAGAELHEWELTPRNFADLEEAHLFLYNGYQIETWLPQAQRILPASVPRVAVAEETGVETIPVMLGDLAGDADPHLWMDPRIAVRYLEVIRDQLIALDGENASNYTARAAEAIQSMNDLYREISEKLAPIPPERRNLVSSEAAFLYFARAFSLDHDGIWGSNSEEEGTPQQLARIIDIIRRDEIGTVFYESTISDRYVRSVADETGAAVAGPLYVDSLGTGESGVTSYAAMMRANANLLLQELEK
- a CDS encoding metal ABC transporter ATP-binding protein, with amino-acid sequence MSTLTAMRQTCSNTSETVAAASSLRGEDHCPLSISLRGVGADYSGVSALEGVDLDLPSQKFIALVGPNGAGKSTLLKLLTGVKRSNRGSIEICGTTLAQARRENLVGYIPQEADIDWDFPLSVYDVVLGGRYGHARHEAGLRRFLPPRFLGSSHHQAVRQALEAVGMEEFARRPIGALSGGQKKRVFLARTLAQHPRVLLLDEPLAGVDRASEELILKVLRRACGEGKTVIMVTHDLPTAREQAELVVLINHGVMGVGAPREMLSSESLERCYHRQGVKR
- a CDS encoding metal ABC transporter permease produces the protein MILFYNAIVAVIELLTAILMVLIGFLPSVVSDPFSYLFMQRALMTSLVVGAVCGVLSCFVVLKRWALLGDAISHAVLPGVALAYLAGIPVIVGAFLSGALTSLGIGFVQRNTSVKEDSAMGIMFTAAFALGVVIISRVATSTHLMHVLFGNVLGVDMPMLVTTFTAGIIALVLVFFFYKEFVLYAFDAVHASAIGMSTKAIHYGLMLLLTLTIVTSLETVGVILVVAMLIVPGATASLLTRHLPSMIAISVAVGMTSAATGLYLSFVLNVASGGTIVLVGFCLFVMAAVVAPAGPLRSWMRRTRRARRLEQPS
- a CDS encoding mechanosensitive ion channel family protein → MPYLRGIPLEALAFLIPFAAWLLYDVFSRLSPYLARPDSRQGVRIFLAQTRLPVQLILATLLLSWGAPGLAGSRLPSLIVVAASGMLLHRATGTLFIFLRRQFDLSNPDNLRARRATTQIIVLERIALISVAVLTIAVLLMTIPGIQRFGTSLLASAGVAGLVIGLAAQQSIANVLAGIQIAITQPLRIDDAVVIDGEWGWVEEITLTYVVIRIWDRRRLVVPISYLLQKPFQNWTRTTSSVIGAVTIHADYSVDVEALRKEQSMILAKHPLWDGEVDVVQMMEASDRTVVIRSLMSAANSPKAWDLRCDLRERLIRWLGETQSGALPRQRMRIQGEVTRRKGPS
- the aspS gene encoding aspartate--tRNA ligase, which produces MEQMKRTHTCGALGVADTGKTVRLNGWVHRTRDHGGVHFLNLRDRYGITQVVINEDAPEALRTLAASLRMEYCIALEGVVLERPEAMKNPSMITGEIEVSASRIEILNTSEPVPFTIDERSDARDDVRLTYRYLDLRSFSMQRKIALRHTVMQTVREYLTSLDFIEIETPTMIKSTPEGARDFLIPSRLHPGEFYAMPQSPQLYKQILMASGFDRYFQIAHCFRDEDARGDRQLEHSQIDLEMSFVGKDEVFAVIEGMMARVFQRGLGTDLETPFPRISYDEAMNRYGSDKPDLRFDLEIQDFAAFVAGSGFGVFENALAAGGAVKALVVPGQAGFSRKQITDLEDIAKTYGARGLAWTKVARGDSGSITFEGGIAKFFASRAEEIASALGAREGDLLLFMADQWKVAVTALGAVRSRLGHTLNLIDRGTFRFAWIVDFPLFEYDQNEERWTAAHHLFSMPQAQYLETLESDPGSVKGDLYDLVCNGFELASGSIRIHDPALQQRIFQIVGFDPDEAQRRFGFLLEAFRYGAPPHGGIAPGLDRLVMIMAGEESIREVIAFPKTATGVSPMDNCPSPVDEKQLAELGLLLAPRKDQEA